In a genomic window of Pelecanus crispus isolate bPelCri1 chromosome 1, bPelCri1.pri, whole genome shotgun sequence:
- the OBI1 gene encoding ORC ubiquitin ligase 1, with the protein MAQHGPSVTLSLTLPITCHICLGKVRHPVICVNNHVFCSICIEVWLKNNNQCPACRIPITPENPCKEIIGGTSESDTIFSPTVRKHLRKTRLELLHKEYEDEIESLQKEVEDLRGKNLSLQTQLKSLLDPTASALSCQNEETSQSADEASTSGPETPEEWSKKLKAANYIYEKVMDNMEKLKEANKKLSMENNSLLRENLRLKAEVDSRSPQKFGRFTIAALQSKVEQSEREMNRLKKALERSDKYIEEMECQLLQLKNAGEGTQTVSAVSERVLSTDAKGAESNEDTTCLKTQVEEKKALTTSQSPDSLEQLTGGGTCLSSSSQDGSNGSNTQCAPKKELFPGCQGVLLDENTTNMDACLEEQWNKIEECTPYKDEELYDLPPPCTPFLSLSRLQLNTPDGKENARKPSTFLRKLKFEEFCDTSDDCSKDSPEHSTSSCNSEKKLNCFTAGKSGFWGTCPTNFAVNLDFDESEQNSVASQSDETSAKSSDKTSSCLPKRLHTLCSSEMNRTRTSSEASMDAAYLDKISELDSMMSESDNSKSPCYNFKSSDLDNSSKSTECAKLLNETEKKLEEMNEEQSMKCPETSNLAVDRTGWKPAMFSILSPSERDMNDHFPLFTGQNVVASDIKPPNCLFQRDFSQSLLFSNSQRLFEEQKFGSCFLKMSSDLHNQLNPPWVSSFIAERKNKNVGQSTKRKIQSSLSSASPSKTTKN; encoded by the exons GTCCGTCACCCTGTCATCTGTGTCAACAACCATGTCTTCTGTTCCATTTGTATTGAAGTGTGGCTGAAGAACAATAATCAGTGTCCAGCTTGCAGGATTCCCATCACGCCTGAAAATCCTTGCAAGGAAATTATAG GAGGAACGAGTGAAAGTGATACTATATTTAGTCCAACAGTCAGAAAACACCTACGTAAAACAAGGCTTGAATTGCTCCACAAAGAATATGAG GATGAAATAGAATCCCTGCAAAAAGAAGTGGAAGATCTGAGAGGTAAAAATCTCAGTTTACAGACACAGCTGAAATCTCTTCTGGATCCTACAGCATCAGCTTTGTCTTGCCAAAATGAGGAAACTAGCCAGTCAGCAGATGAAGCAAGTACCAGTGGCCCCGAAACCCCAGAGGAATGGAGCAAAAAGCTGAAAGCTGCAaattatatatatgaaaaagtgATGGATAACATGGAAAAGTTAAAGGag gcAAATAAGAAACTGAGCATGGAAAACAATAGCCTTTTAAGAGAGAATTTGCGTCTAAAAGCTGAAGTTGATAGTCGATCACCCCAAAA GTTTGGTAGGTTTACAATAGCTGCACTTCAGTCCAAAGTAGAACAAAGTGAACGTGAAATGAACCGTCTAAAAAAGGCACTGGAAAGAAGTGATAAATACATAGAAGAAATGGAGTGTCAGcttttacagctgaaaaatgcagGTGAAGGAACCCAGACAGTGAGTGCTGTTAGTGAGAGAGTGCTTTCCACAGATGCTAAAGGAGCTGAGAGCAATGAAGATACAACATGTTTGAAAACCCAGgttgaggagaaaaaagctttGACTACCAGTCAAAGTCCTGACAGTCTTGAACAGCTGACAGGTGGCGGAACTTGTTTAAGCTCTTCTAGCCAAGATGGTTCAAATGGCTCAAATACCCAGTGTGCCCCAAAGAAGGAACTATTTCCAGGATGTCAGGGGGTTCTCCTGGATGAAAATACTACAAATATGGATGCCTGCTTAGAAGAGCAGTGGAATAAGATTGAGGAATGTACACCATATAAGGATGAAGAACTTTATGATCTTCCACCACCATGCactccttttctgtctctcagtCGCCTTCAGTTGAATACTCctgatgggaaagaaaatgcaaggaaaCCATCAACGTTcctgagaaaactgaaatttgaaGAGTTTTGTGACACTTCAGATGATTGCAGCAAAGATTCTCCAGAGCACAGCACAAGCAGCTGTAATAGCGAAAAGAAGCTAAACTGTTTTACTGCAGGAAAATCAGGCTTTTGGGGGACCTGCCCAACAAATTTTGCTGTGAATTTAGATTTCGATGAATCAGAGCAAAATTCAGTAGCTAGTCAGTCAGATGAAACATCAGCAAAGTCCAGTGATAAAACAAGTTCTTGCTTACCTAAAAGGTTACATACTCTTTGCTCTTCCGAAATGAATCGCACAAGAACCTCCAGCGAGGCATCTATGGATGCTGCCTACCTCGATAAAATTTCtgagttggactcaatgatgTCTGAATCAGACAACAGCAAGAGTCCGTGCTACAATTTCAAGTCCTCCGATCTTGATAATTCTTCAAAGTCAACAGAATGCGCTAAGCTTTTGAATGAAACTGAGAAGAAACTGGAAGAGATGAATGAGGAACAGAGTATGAAGTGTCCAGAGACAAGCAATCTGGCAGTTGACAGAACTGGCTGGAAACCTGCTATGTTTTCCATCCTCTCCCCATCTGAGCGAGATATGAATGACCACTTTCCGCTGTTTACAGGCCAAAACGTAGTGGCTAGTGATATCAAACCTCCAAACTGTTTATTTCAAAGAGACTTCTCCCAGAGTTTACTCTTCAGTAACTCACAAAGGTTGTTTGAAGAACAGAAGTTTGGttcctgctttttaaagatGTCATCTGACCTGCACAATCAGCTTAATCCTCCTTGGGTGTCTTCCTTtatagctgaaaggaaaaataaaaatgtcgGTCAGTCGACCAAGAGGAAAATTCAAAGCAGCCTTTCCAGTGCTAGTCCGTCGAAAACCACCAAAAACTGA